The Pseudomonas fragi DNA window CGAAGCCTGAAGCGGCTTTTTCCATACCAGGGCGGCACCCGCAACACGACCAAAGACTGTAAGCAAAGATGACAAAAACGTTATGAAAGGCTGGAAAATGGCCAAAGTGCTGCTTTAACCTTACATATTGGCTCCCAAAAAGCGGCACCAGTACCCGATATTTCTTACGAGATGTCGGGCCACTTGCGTGTTTGCCGGGCTGCGTTTCTCCTGACTTGTGACGATACTCTTGAAACTCATCATTATTGCTGTTTACGTTTTATCCATCGCGTATGTCCACCTGCGGGGCAAGGTTCGCCATAAACTCGGTCGCCAGTTGAGCGATCACTCCACCTTTCTGGCGCCCATCAACTGCTTTCTGTACCTGTTCTCCAAGGTCCCCAGCCAGCCGTATCTGAAGCCTGGCGACTTTCCCGAGCTGCAACCCTTGCAGGAGCACTGGCAGGAAATCCGCGAAGAAGCGCGCAACCTGATGACCGCGGGCGCGATCAAGCGCTCCGAACAGCCGAATGACGTGGGTTTCAACTCCTTTTTCAAGAGCGGCTGGAAGCGCTTTTACCTGAAGTGGTACGGCGACAATCACCCTTCAGCGGTCGAGCTGTGCCCGCGCACCATCGAGCTGCTTAACGGCATCGGGACTATCAAGGCCGCCATGTTTGCCGAGTTGCCACCCGGCTCGAAGCTGGTGCGCCACCGTGATCCTTATGCAGGTTCCCTGCGTTTTCACCTGGGCCTGGACACGCCGAACGACCCGGGCTGTTATATCAATGTCGACGGGGAAAACTATGCGTGGCGTGACGGCGAAGCGGTGATATTTGACGAAACCTTTATTCATTACGCCGAAAACACCACGGATAAAAACCGCATCATCCTGTTCTGCGATATCGAACGCCCGATGCAATATCGCTGGGCCAGCGCTTTCAACCAGTGGTTCAGCCGCACG harbors:
- the lpxO gene encoding lipid A hydroxylase LpxO, producing the protein MKLIIIAVYVLSIAYVHLRGKVRHKLGRQLSDHSTFLAPINCFLYLFSKVPSQPYLKPGDFPELQPLQEHWQEIREEARNLMTAGAIKRSEQPNDVGFNSFFKSGWKRFYLKWYGDNHPSAVELCPRTIELLNGIGTIKAAMFAELPPGSKLVRHRDPYAGSLRFHLGLDTPNDPGCYINVDGENYAWRDGEAVIFDETFIHYAENTTDKNRIILFCDIERPMQYRWASAFNQWFSRTVMASASSPNAATDKTGALNRAFTRLYKIRLRGKELKKRNRTRYYAEKWLVFGGLLGVFLLI